A genomic region of Xanthomonas campestris pv. phormiicola contains the following coding sequences:
- a CDS encoding 2Fe-2S iron-sulfur cluster-binding protein has translation MQHDPHPSQAASGAAAPHDAGLSDDEAALARRLGINGLSRREFLALLSAAGLSSAGGQIVFSDAAFAAPVPGAATLQNAMPVVLQVNGQRRALKLDPRTTLLDALREHLALTGTKKGCDHGQCGACTVIVDGERRLSCLTLAAQAEDAQITTIEGLADGERLHPMQAAFVQHDGFQCGYCTPGQICSAVALLNEIKRGDASHVSADVSQPVTELSDAEVRERMSGNLCRCGAYPKIVAAIQDVHSGGAPRPLTWRYVDQSELTALKMAKEVADDAV, from the coding sequence ATGCAGCACGATCCCCACCCTTCCCAGGCCGCATCAGGTGCCGCCGCCCCGCACGATGCCGGGCTGAGCGACGACGAGGCCGCGCTGGCGCGCCGGCTCGGCATCAACGGCCTGTCGCGGCGCGAATTCCTGGCCCTGCTGTCGGCCGCGGGCCTGAGCAGCGCGGGCGGGCAGATCGTGTTCAGCGACGCCGCCTTCGCCGCGCCGGTCCCCGGTGCGGCCACCCTGCAGAACGCGATGCCGGTGGTGCTGCAGGTCAACGGCCAGCGCCGCGCGCTGAAGCTGGACCCGCGCACCACGCTGCTCGACGCGCTGCGCGAACACCTGGCGCTGACCGGCACCAAGAAGGGCTGCGACCACGGGCAATGCGGCGCCTGCACGGTGATCGTCGACGGCGAGCGGCGCCTGTCCTGCCTGACCCTGGCGGCGCAGGCCGAGGACGCGCAGATCACCACCATCGAAGGCCTGGCCGACGGCGAACGGCTGCATCCGATGCAGGCCGCGTTCGTGCAGCACGACGGTTTCCAGTGCGGCTATTGCACGCCGGGGCAGATCTGCTCGGCGGTGGCCCTGCTCAACGAGATCAAGCGCGGCGACGCCAGCCATGTCAGCGCCGACGTCAGCCAGCCGGTCACCGAACTCAGCGACGCGGAAGTGCGCGAACGCATGAGCGGCAACCTCTGCCGCTGCGGCGCCTATCCGAAGATCGTCGCCGCGATCCAGGACGTGCACAGCGGCGGCGCGCCGCGGCCGCTGACCTGGCGCTACGTCGACCAGTCCGAACTGACCGCGCTGAAGATGGCGAAGGAGGTGGCCGATGACGCCGTTTAA
- a CDS encoding xanthine dehydrogenase family protein subunit M: MTPFKYQRASSAQDAVRRVAANPNARFLGGGTNLLDLMKEGVSGADELVDLTRLKGLAEIAETADGGLHLGALANNTYTANHPLLRQRYPLLSQAILAGATMQLRNMATNGGNLLQRTRCGYFYDTALPCNKRSPGSGCGAREGLNRTHAIFGHSDHCVAVHPSDMCVALAALDATVQVRTPAGARREIPFAAFHLLPDARADLDNQLAHGELIEAIVLPAQRFAAHSHYLKVRDRASYAFALVSVAAALALEPDGRIREARIAMGGVAHKPWRAHAAERALVGQRVGEAAFAAAAQAEMAAARPLAHNAYKVPMGTHAMIRALHRASGSDAA, translated from the coding sequence ATGACGCCGTTTAAATACCAGCGCGCCAGCTCCGCGCAGGACGCGGTGCGCCGCGTCGCCGCCAACCCGAACGCGCGCTTCCTCGGCGGCGGCACCAACCTGCTCGACCTGATGAAGGAAGGGGTGAGCGGCGCCGACGAGCTCGTCGACCTGACCCGGCTCAAGGGCCTGGCCGAGATCGCCGAAACCGCCGACGGCGGCCTGCACCTGGGCGCGCTGGCCAACAACACTTACACCGCGAACCATCCGCTGCTGCGCCAGCGCTATCCGCTGCTGAGCCAGGCGATCCTGGCCGGGGCGACGATGCAGTTGCGCAACATGGCGACCAACGGCGGCAACCTGCTGCAGCGCACGCGCTGCGGCTATTTCTACGACACCGCCCTGCCCTGCAACAAGCGCAGCCCCGGCAGCGGCTGCGGCGCGCGCGAGGGACTCAACCGTACCCACGCGATCTTCGGCCACAGCGACCACTGCGTGGCGGTGCATCCGTCGGACATGTGCGTGGCGCTGGCCGCGCTGGACGCCACGGTGCAGGTGCGCACGCCGGCCGGTGCGCGCCGCGAGATCCCGTTCGCCGCGTTCCACCTGCTGCCCGATGCGCGCGCCGACCTGGACAACCAGCTGGCGCACGGCGAACTGATCGAAGCGATCGTGCTGCCGGCGCAGCGCTTCGCCGCGCACAGCCACTACCTGAAGGTACGCGACCGCGCCAGCTACGCGTTCGCCCTGGTCTCGGTGGCCGCGGCGCTGGCCCTGGAGCCGGACGGGCGCATCCGCGAGGCGCGCATCGCCATGGGCGGGGTGGCGCACAAGCCATGGCGCGCGCACGCCGCCGAACGCGCGCTGGTCGGGCAGCGCGTCGGCGAAGCCGCCTTCGCCGCCGCCGCACAGGCGGAGATGGCCGCCGCGCGCCCGCTGGCGCACAACGCCTACAAGGTGCCGATGGGCACCCACGCGATGATCCGCGCCCTGCACCGCGCCAGCGGCAGCGATGCCGCCTGA
- a CDS encoding AraC family transcriptional regulator — translation MPFVDSRRACDSRACYRPHHHPTFSIGAVDRGSSVFTGAAAGPLRLRPGTVVWVPAARVHACNPARGATWSYQMLHLDADWLRRVRQEDTDSALLEAEPVRITTDPARYARFCRLNALLFSDADRCDKEAELIEFIGDCDIAHGLRIDAPSAPTRLLERLRPALECLRATPAAGMALGALAHLAGMSRYQLIRAFRTVTGLTPHAWQLNQRINLGRHLIRDGAGIADVAQRLGFADQAHFQRVFKAHVGVSPGRFRA, via the coding sequence ATGCCGTTCGTGGACAGCCGCCGCGCCTGCGATAGCCGCGCCTGCTACAGGCCGCACCACCATCCGACCTTTTCCATCGGCGCAGTCGATCGCGGCAGCAGCGTCTTCACCGGTGCCGCCGCCGGCCCGCTGCGATTGCGCCCCGGCACGGTGGTGTGGGTGCCGGCCGCGCGCGTGCATGCCTGCAACCCGGCGCGTGGCGCGACCTGGAGCTATCAGATGCTGCATCTGGATGCCGACTGGCTGCGCCGCGTCCGCCAGGAGGACACCGACTCCGCGTTGCTGGAAGCCGAGCCGGTGCGCATCACCACCGACCCCGCGCGCTACGCCCGTTTCTGCCGGCTCAACGCGCTGCTGTTCTCCGACGCCGACCGCTGCGACAAGGAAGCGGAACTGATCGAATTCATCGGCGACTGCGACATCGCGCACGGCTTGCGCATCGACGCCCCGAGCGCGCCAACCCGCCTGCTCGAACGGCTGCGGCCGGCACTGGAATGCCTGCGCGCGACGCCTGCCGCCGGCATGGCATTGGGCGCATTGGCGCACCTGGCCGGCATGAGCCGCTATCAGCTGATCCGCGCCTTCCGGACCGTCACCGGCCTGACACCGCACGCCTGGCAACTGAACCAGCGCATCAACCTCGGCAGACACCTGATCCGGGACGGGGCCGGCATCGCCGACGTGGCCCAGCGCCTTGGCTTCGCCGACCAGGCGCATTTCCAGCGGGTATTCAAGGCGCATGTGGGCGTCAGTCCAGGCCGCTTCCGCGCCTAG
- a CDS encoding nucleotidyltransferase family protein produces the protein MKRTHAALVLGAGASRRLGHAKQALTRDGEPLLRRAARLALASAPARCVVVLGAQAEALRRALDELPVEIVVNRDWPTGMGGSLACLRAALQGDASITHSLVLGCDQPALEAAHLQDLLAAAQRAASGCAVSAYAGVRGMPAVVAQACWRELPLGGEQGLRALFDAMAPDSLGCIVAPALALDLDTPQDVTAAVERGWLDP, from the coding sequence ATGAAGCGCACGCATGCCGCCTTGGTCCTCGGCGCCGGCGCCAGCCGCCGCCTCGGCCACGCCAAGCAGGCGCTCACCCGCGACGGCGAGCCCTTGTTGCGACGCGCGGCACGACTGGCGCTGGCGTCGGCACCGGCACGTTGCGTGGTGGTACTGGGGGCACAGGCCGAGGCGCTGCGCCGGGCACTGGACGAGCTGCCGGTGGAGATCGTGGTCAATCGCGACTGGCCGACCGGCATGGGCGGCAGCCTGGCCTGTCTGCGCGCGGCGCTGCAGGGGGATGCCTCCATCACCCACAGCCTGGTGCTCGGCTGCGACCAGCCGGCACTGGAGGCGGCGCACCTGCAGGATCTGCTGGCGGCGGCGCAGCGCGCTGCCTCCGGCTGCGCGGTCAGCGCCTACGCCGGCGTGCGCGGCATGCCGGCGGTGGTGGCGCAGGCCTGCTGGCGCGAGCTGCCGCTGGGCGGCGAGCAGGGCCTGCGCGCGCTGTTCGATGCGATGGCGCCGGACAGCCTCGGCTGCATCGTCGCCCCGGCGCTGGCACTGGACCTGGACACGCCGCAGGACGTGACCGCTGCGGTGGAGCGCGGCTGGCTGGATCCGTAG
- a CDS encoding LysE family translocator, whose translation MPQFLMIAVVHFLALLSPGPDFFLIARTSLAAGWRVASGACVGIALGNGVFIVGAFVGTAALRPDSAAFIALQLAGCIYLLYLGVLFVRHAGGNPLHVPLGGRTTAAAQPRSAWCRAAATGLLSGVLNPKNALFYASLAAMLSDAHASTCSKTLYGAWMFGVVLLWDLLIAGLIGNQAVLRRFARALPWLERGSGVMLIVLALGVATTLLLR comes from the coding sequence ATGCCGCAATTCCTGATGATCGCCGTGGTGCATTTCCTTGCATTGCTCTCGCCCGGCCCGGATTTCTTCCTGATCGCGCGAACTTCGCTGGCGGCCGGTTGGCGCGTCGCCAGCGGCGCGTGCGTGGGCATTGCATTGGGCAACGGAGTGTTCATCGTCGGCGCGTTCGTCGGCACCGCCGCGCTACGACCGGACAGCGCCGCGTTCATCGCCCTGCAACTGGCCGGCTGCATCTATCTGCTCTATCTCGGCGTGTTGTTCGTGCGCCACGCCGGTGGCAACCCACTCCACGTCCCGCTGGGCGGCCGCACCACCGCGGCGGCACAGCCGCGCAGCGCCTGGTGCCGGGCCGCCGCCACGGGCTTGCTCTCGGGCGTCCTCAATCCCAAGAATGCGCTGTTCTACGCGAGCCTGGCGGCGATGCTGAGCGACGCGCACGCCAGTACGTGCTCCAAGACGCTCTACGGCGCCTGGATGTTCGGCGTCGTACTGCTGTGGGACTTGCTGATCGCCGGCCTGATCGGCAACCAGGCGGTGCTGCGCCGCTTCGCACGCGCGCTGCCCTGGCTGGAGCGCGGTTCCGGCGTGATGCTGATCGTGCTTGCACTGGGCGTCGCCACGACGCTGTTGCTTCGTTGA
- a CDS encoding xanthine dehydrogenase family protein molybdopterin-binding subunit, translating into MNYIGKEMRRVDGYAKVTGKARYAAEFQIPHLTHGYILTSTIAKGRILRIDTAAAEAAPGVIQVLTHLNAVKPVSDAVKKKGKDLSFRALVDDRIHFSAQPIAVVVAATFEQARQASRLIQVEYAAETASTDVAALLGQAHDPTPDKSPKPRGNPAAALAAAPVKVEAAYTMPIEHHNPMEPHGGIGYWIGDTLTVINKSQNVHQDREQLAGYFGIPLQQVNVVSLFVGGAFGSCLRPNYYTFLLGAVSKAVGRPVKIVYTRRQMFSGHGYRPYYRVELGLGADAAGKLQAIRYRHVLNTSRIEAFNENLFRNARSLYACPNVEDRFEVVETDLPTPQAMRAPGTISQMFGIECAMDELAYALKMDPLQLRLANYAETDPETGKPFSSKALRECYSLAAETFGWSKRTPEPRSMRDGRLLVGWGMATGTWAAMQMPALARVVLKADGSAQVGSATADIGPGTYTVMTLIAAEYLGLDAKRVQFELGDTRLPKAPSQGGSWTTASVGSAIHGAAREIRGKLLELARQDGQAAFAGLDVDQVELADGRLQPIGTADAGLDVARLMRQHGLQQLEVVHESKPSAERKHYATAAHGAQFIEVKVDPDTGMVQVTRVIEASACGKIMNPLTSHSQEIGGVVMGIGMALSEGTEVDHRYGRMLNASLADYHVPVNADVHLIETMFVEEDDTIVNPLGVKGMGELGMVGIPAAIANAVFHATGKRIRELPITPDKLIG; encoded by the coding sequence ATGAACTACATCGGCAAGGAAATGCGCCGCGTCGACGGCTACGCCAAGGTCACCGGCAAGGCGCGCTATGCGGCGGAATTCCAGATCCCGCACCTGACCCACGGCTACATCCTCACCAGCACCATCGCCAAGGGCCGCATCCTGCGCATCGACACCGCTGCCGCCGAAGCCGCGCCGGGGGTGATCCAGGTGCTGACCCATCTGAACGCGGTCAAGCCGGTGTCCGATGCGGTCAAGAAGAAGGGCAAGGACCTGTCGTTCCGCGCGCTGGTCGACGACCGCATCCATTTCAGCGCGCAACCGATCGCGGTGGTGGTGGCCGCCACCTTCGAACAGGCGCGGCAGGCCTCGCGGCTGATCCAGGTGGAGTACGCGGCGGAAACGGCGAGCACCGATGTCGCAGCGCTGCTCGGCCAGGCGCACGACCCGACCCCGGACAAATCGCCGAAACCGCGCGGCAATCCGGCCGCCGCGCTCGCCGCCGCCCCGGTCAAGGTGGAAGCCGCGTACACGATGCCGATCGAGCACCACAACCCGATGGAGCCGCACGGCGGCATCGGCTACTGGATCGGCGACACGCTGACCGTGATCAACAAGAGCCAGAACGTGCACCAGGACCGCGAGCAGCTGGCCGGCTACTTCGGCATCCCGCTGCAGCAGGTCAACGTGGTGTCGCTGTTCGTCGGCGGCGCGTTCGGCTCGTGCCTGCGTCCGAACTACTACACCTTCCTGCTCGGCGCGGTGTCCAAGGCGGTCGGGCGCCCGGTCAAGATCGTCTACACCCGCCGGCAGATGTTCAGCGGCCACGGCTACCGCCCCTACTACCGGGTGGAACTGGGGCTGGGCGCCGACGCCGCCGGCAAGCTGCAGGCGATCCGCTACCGGCACGTGCTCAACACCTCGCGCATCGAGGCGTTCAACGAGAACTTGTTTCGCAACGCGCGTTCGCTGTACGCCTGCCCCAACGTCGAGGACCGCTTCGAGGTGGTGGAAACCGACCTGCCGACGCCGCAGGCGATGCGCGCGCCCGGCACCATCAGCCAGATGTTCGGCATCGAGTGCGCGATGGACGAACTGGCCTATGCGCTGAAGATGGATCCGCTGCAGCTGCGCCTGGCCAACTACGCCGAGACCGATCCGGAAACCGGCAAGCCGTTCTCGAGCAAGGCGTTGCGCGAATGCTATTCGCTCGCTGCCGAGACCTTCGGCTGGAGCAAGCGCACGCCCGAGCCGCGCTCGATGCGCGACGGCCGCCTGCTGGTCGGCTGGGGCATGGCCACCGGCACCTGGGCGGCGATGCAGATGCCGGCGCTGGCGCGGGTGGTGCTCAAGGCCGATGGCAGCGCCCAGGTCGGCAGCGCCACCGCCGACATCGGCCCCGGCACCTACACGGTGATGACCCTGATCGCCGCCGAGTACCTGGGCCTGGACGCCAAGCGCGTGCAGTTCGAACTCGGCGACACGCGCCTGCCGAAGGCGCCGTCGCAGGGCGGCTCGTGGACCACCGCCAGCGTCGGCAGCGCGATCCACGGCGCGGCGCGCGAGATCCGCGGCAAGCTGCTGGAACTGGCCAGGCAGGACGGGCAAGCCGCGTTCGCCGGGCTGGACGTGGACCAGGTGGAACTGGCCGATGGCCGCCTGCAGCCGATCGGCACAGCCGACGCCGGCCTGGACGTGGCCAGGCTGATGCGCCAGCACGGCTTGCAGCAACTGGAGGTGGTGCACGAATCCAAACCCTCGGCCGAGCGCAAGCACTACGCCACCGCCGCGCACGGCGCGCAGTTCATCGAGGTCAAGGTCGATCCGGACACCGGCATGGTGCAGGTGACCCGGGTCATCGAGGCCAGCGCCTGCGGCAAGATCATGAATCCGCTGACCTCGCACAGCCAGGAGATCGGCGGCGTGGTGATGGGCATCGGCATGGCGCTGAGCGAAGGCACCGAGGTCGACCATCGCTACGGGCGCATGCTCAACGCCTCGCTGGCCGACTACCACGTGCCGGTCAATGCCGACGTGCACCTGATCGAGACCATGTTCGTCGAGGAGGACGACACCATCGTCAACCCGCTCGGGGTCAAGGGCATGGGCGAGCTGGGCATGGTCGGCATTCCCGCCGCGATCGCCAATGCCGTGTTCCATGCCACCGGCAAGCGCATCCGCGAACTGCCGATCACCCCGGACAAGCTGATCGGCTGA
- a CDS encoding 30S ribosomal protein THX → MGKGDRKTAKGKRYNASYGNSRSHSVSKVAVGAASPVAKKSVVKAPAAKKAVAKKTVAKAG, encoded by the coding sequence ATGGGTAAGGGTGACCGCAAGACCGCCAAGGGCAAGCGCTACAACGCCAGCTATGGCAATTCGCGCTCGCACAGCGTGAGCAAGGTGGCCGTGGGCGCCGCGTCGCCGGTCGCCAAGAAGTCGGTGGTCAAGGCCCCGGCGGCGAAGAAGGCCGTGGCCAAGAAGACGGTCGCCAAGGCCGGCTGA
- a CDS encoding MerC domain-containing protein yields MSPTSDLRALLDRLGATGSLLCAVHCALLPLALAVLPSLGLSVWLGDGVERTLVLFVTCLGLFSLVLGYRRHRAWQALGLLLLGLLSLWTGILVPALHHAVAPHAAIMTFGGTLVGLAHLLNLRLNHGHVHDASCAH; encoded by the coding sequence ATGTCGCCCACCTCCGATCTGCGCGCGTTGCTCGACCGCCTCGGCGCCACCGGTTCGCTGCTGTGCGCGGTGCATTGCGCGCTGCTGCCGCTGGCATTGGCCGTATTGCCCTCGCTGGGCCTGTCGGTGTGGCTGGGCGATGGCGTGGAACGCACGCTGGTGCTGTTCGTGACCTGCCTGGGCTTGTTCAGCCTGGTCCTCGGCTACCGCCGGCACCGCGCCTGGCAGGCGCTGGGCCTGCTGCTGCTGGGCCTGCTGTCGCTGTGGACCGGCATCCTGGTGCCGGCGCTGCACCATGCGGTGGCGCCGCACGCGGCGATCATGACCTTCGGTGGCACCTTGGTCGGGCTCGCGCACCTGCTCAACCTGCGGCTCAACCACGGCCACGTGCACGACGCCAGCTGCGCCCACTGA
- a CDS encoding TonB-dependent receptor, with the protein MSSSRFRSLRRTALSLALGTLLSPALALAAAAPAADDATPPASDSRHADGRKQDRHVKDLDAVVVTASPLRDAAGDLSQPVEVLAGERLDENRGASIGETVASLPGVQSSNFGPGVGRPIIRGLDGPRVAVLSDGLSTQDVSTVSQDHSPAVESFLADQIEVLKGPSTLLYGSGAIGGVVNVVDGRIAETPVDGVHGRAEVRFDGGDKDGNTDMFRVDAGNGSGLSIHADGVYRNQNDYDTPKGRQANSFLDTKTGSVGASLAGDWGFVGVSASRYRDNYGNPGEPGDLAAGERGVSLRLHQDRYELKGGLTDPWGDGSALRYSFGHTAYTHTEFEGEDVGTVFDKRANEGRVEASFTFGGGWQTAFGVQGSDSTFQAIGEEAFVPKTDTRAIGVFALARNTWDRVSAEVGARVDKVKYETDTGVDRDFTPKSVSLSGGFRFNEQWRLTANLDHAERAPAEEELFADGPHIATLAYEIGNAELKPEKANQAELGLNFRNAWVDAKVAAYYNRYDDFIYIVDTGAQWFHEEDNDFLPIRQWTQADAIFHGFEGEATFHLADNDSGAWDLRVFGDTVRARLKDGGNLPRIAPARYGAQLRWDASNWRASLGATRYQKQDKVAVNEPPTDGYTMVDAHLAYHVDAGATAWEVFLDGNNLTDQDARVHTSFLKDDVMLPGRNAAFGVRLFF; encoded by the coding sequence ATGTCCTCCTCCCGCTTCCGCTCGCTCCGTCGCACCGCCCTGTCCCTGGCGCTGGGCACCCTGCTCAGCCCAGCCCTGGCCCTGGCCGCCGCTGCGCCCGCCGCGGACGACGCCACGCCGCCGGCCAGCGACAGCCGCCATGCCGATGGCCGCAAGCAGGACCGCCACGTGAAGGACCTGGACGCGGTGGTGGTCACCGCCAGCCCGCTGCGCGACGCCGCCGGCGACCTGAGCCAACCGGTGGAAGTGCTGGCCGGCGAGCGCCTGGACGAGAACCGCGGCGCCAGCATCGGCGAGACCGTGGCCAGCCTGCCCGGCGTGCAGAGCTCCAACTTCGGCCCCGGCGTGGGCCGGCCGATCATCCGCGGCCTGGACGGCCCGCGCGTGGCGGTGCTCAGCGATGGCCTGTCCACCCAGGACGTGTCAACCGTCAGCCAGGACCATTCGCCGGCGGTGGAGTCGTTCCTGGCCGACCAGATCGAAGTGCTGAAGGGCCCGTCCACGCTGCTGTACGGCTCCGGCGCGATCGGCGGCGTGGTCAACGTGGTCGACGGGCGCATCGCCGAGACCCCGGTGGACGGCGTGCACGGCCGCGCCGAAGTGCGCTTCGACGGCGGCGACAAGGACGGCAACACCGACATGTTCCGGGTCGATGCCGGCAACGGCAGCGGCCTGTCGATCCATGCCGACGGCGTGTACCGCAACCAGAACGACTACGACACGCCCAAGGGGCGCCAGGCCAATTCCTTCCTCGACACCAAGACCGGCTCGGTCGGCGCCTCGCTGGCCGGCGACTGGGGCTTCGTCGGCGTGTCGGCGTCGCGCTACCGCGACAACTACGGCAATCCGGGCGAACCCGGCGACCTGGCCGCCGGCGAGCGCGGCGTGTCGCTGCGCCTGCACCAGGACCGCTACGAGCTCAAGGGCGGGCTGACCGATCCGTGGGGCGACGGCAGCGCGCTGCGCTACAGCTTCGGCCATACCGCCTATACCCACACCGAGTTCGAGGGCGAGGACGTGGGCACGGTGTTCGACAAGCGCGCCAACGAAGGCCGCGTCGAAGCCTCCTTCACCTTCGGTGGCGGCTGGCAGACCGCGTTCGGCGTGCAGGGCAGCGATTCCACCTTCCAGGCGATCGGCGAAGAGGCGTTCGTGCCGAAGACCGACACCCGCGCCATCGGCGTGTTCGCCCTGGCCCGCAACACCTGGGACCGCGTCAGCGCCGAAGTCGGCGCGCGCGTGGACAAGGTCAAGTACGAGACCGACACCGGCGTGGACCGCGACTTCACCCCGAAGAGCGTCTCGCTCAGCGGCGGCTTCCGCTTCAACGAACAGTGGCGCCTGACCGCCAACCTCGACCATGCCGAGCGCGCGCCGGCCGAGGAAGAGCTGTTCGCCGACGGCCCGCATATCGCCACCCTCGCCTACGAGATCGGCAATGCCGAGCTCAAGCCGGAGAAGGCCAACCAGGCCGAGCTGGGACTGAACTTCAGGAACGCCTGGGTGGATGCCAAGGTGGCGGCGTACTACAACCGCTACGACGACTTCATCTACATCGTCGACACCGGCGCGCAGTGGTTCCACGAGGAAGACAACGACTTCCTGCCGATCCGCCAGTGGACCCAGGCCGACGCGATCTTCCATGGCTTCGAGGGCGAGGCCACCTTCCACCTGGCCGACAACGACAGCGGCGCCTGGGACCTGCGCGTGTTCGGCGACACCGTGCGCGCGCGGCTGAAGGACGGCGGCAACCTGCCGCGCATCGCCCCGGCACGCTACGGCGCGCAGTTGCGCTGGGACGCGAGCAACTGGCGCGCGTCGCTCGGCGCGACCCGCTACCAGAAGCAGGACAAGGTGGCGGTCAACGAGCCCCCGACCGACGGCTACACCATGGTCGATGCGCACCTGGCCTACCACGTCGATGCAGGCGCCACCGCGTGGGAAGTGTTCCTGGACGGCAACAACCTGACCGACCAGGACGCGCGCGTGCACACCTCGTTCCTGAAGGACGACGTGATGCTGCCCGGCCGCAACGCGGCGTTCGGCGTGCGCCTGTTCTTCTGA
- a CDS encoding XdhC family protein codes for MSAARHCFHDAIVACRQRAPAVLALVTATEGSTYARAGAVALFGADGAQQGWLSGGCLEPEIAHCAAAASAAGALAWMEIDTRDDADLLSGSAVGCRGRLHLALLPVLALPGFERLAQAWLQRRGALRLALDADGGIVAAVAGETRQWRVPCQAWHGAAACRGQLQVPPPPRVSVFGAGPETAVLLPLLRQLGWMTTLVEQRPRWVAQAALADLALACTPTRALDECADSDAALVMHHHFELDREALDALAASAIPFVGLLGPVRRREDLFRLLRPQQHAQLLPRLHSPIGLRLGGSGAEAIALSIAAQLQGIRDVQQASAIPEPSRCSVTRLRAGEAAPAALALRADGAARGAGR; via the coding sequence ATGTCCGCTGCCAGACACTGTTTCCACGATGCCATCGTTGCCTGCCGGCAGCGCGCGCCTGCGGTGCTGGCGCTGGTGACCGCCACCGAAGGCTCCACCTATGCGCGTGCCGGCGCGGTCGCGCTGTTCGGCGCCGACGGCGCGCAGCAGGGCTGGCTCAGCGGCGGTTGCCTGGAACCGGAGATCGCGCATTGCGCCGCGGCCGCGTCCGCGGCGGGCGCCCTGGCGTGGATGGAGATCGACACGCGCGACGACGCGGACCTGCTGTCCGGTTCGGCGGTGGGCTGTCGCGGTCGCCTGCATCTGGCCTTGCTGCCGGTGCTCGCCTTGCCCGGCTTCGAACGCCTGGCACAGGCGTGGCTGCAGCGCCGCGGCGCGTTGCGCCTGGCGCTGGACGCCGATGGCGGCATCGTTGCCGCGGTCGCTGGCGAAACCCGGCAGTGGCGCGTGCCGTGCCAGGCCTGGCATGGCGCGGCGGCCTGCCGCGGGCAGCTGCAGGTGCCGCCGCCGCCGCGGGTCAGCGTGTTCGGCGCCGGCCCGGAAACCGCCGTGCTGCTGCCGCTGCTGCGGCAACTGGGCTGGATGACCACGCTGGTGGAACAGCGTCCGCGCTGGGTGGCGCAGGCCGCGTTGGCCGACCTGGCCTTGGCGTGCACGCCGACCCGCGCGCTTGACGAGTGCGCCGATAGCGACGCGGCATTGGTGATGCACCATCACTTCGAACTGGACCGGGAAGCGTTGGATGCGCTTGCCGCGAGCGCGATCCCGTTCGTGGGCCTGCTGGGGCCCGTGCGCCGGCGCGAGGACCTGTTCCGCCTGTTGCGCCCGCAGCAACACGCGCAACTGCTGCCGCGGCTGCATTCGCCGATCGGGCTGCGCCTCGGCGGCAGCGGCGCGGAGGCGATCGCGCTGAGCATCGCCGCGCAATTGCAGGGCATCCGCGACGTACAGCAGGCCAGCGCCATCCCGGAACCGAGCCGTTGCAGCGTGACCCGCTTGCGCGCCGGCGAGGCCGCGCCGGCCGCACTGGCGTTGCGCGCGGACGGCGCCGCGCGTGGGGCGGGGCGATGA